One stretch of Brachyhypopomus gauderio isolate BG-103 chromosome 10, BGAUD_0.2, whole genome shotgun sequence DNA includes these proteins:
- the LOC143526129 gene encoding matrix metalloproteinase-18-like, with protein CPRHPTTGKSPVEPDKPPPKTPDKCDPELSFDAVTGFQEELIFFKDRFMWRTHPTFEEISITLITSLWSDIPTYMDAAYENNGTIVIFKDSQYWEVSGLDVKDVFPKDISEFGFPDKIRSVDAALHFLETQVTVFFTGEECWRYDEEQKRMTDGYPKMMMREWATVPWPVDTAVEYQGLVYFFIGNLQLEFDPELQRVTNTRPANTWLRCADTRHQHGHRKQLLELL; from the exons TGTCCAAGACATCCAACAACTG GTAAGAGCCCAGTTGAACCTGACAAACCACCTCCGAAAACACCTGATAAATGTGACCCTGAACTTTCATTTGATGCAGTAACAGGATTTCAAGAAGAGCTCATCTTTTTTAAAGATAG GTTCATGTGGAGAACCCATCCAACCTTTGAAGAAATAAGTATCACATTGATAACAAGCTTGTGGTCTGATATACCAACGTACATGGATGCTGCTTACGAGAACAATGGCACCATTGTCATTTTTAAAG ACTCTCAGTACTGGGAGGTGAGTGGTCTGGATGTGAAGGACGTCTTCCCAAAGGACATTTCCGAATTCGGCTTTCCAGACAAGATTAGGTCTGTTGACgcagcccttcattttctggaAACGCAGGTTACTGTCTTCTTCACTGGAGAGGAGTGCTGGAG ATATGATGAAGAACAGAAGCGAATGACTGATGGTTATCCAAAAATGATGATGCGTGAGTGGGCCACGGTCCCCTGGCCAGTGGACACAGCAGTAGAGTATCAGG GTCTTGTTTATTTCTTCATTGGGAATCTGCAGCTGGAATTCGACCCTGAACTCCAACGCGTCACAAACACAAGACCTGCAAACACATGGCTGCGGTGTGCAGACACCCGTCATCAACATGGCCATAGGAAACAGCTCCTGGAGTTACTTTGA
- the LOC143525385 gene encoding collagenase 3-like: MKTHYKFCILMGLMITIQSGPITRQTENEDAFVENYLKKFYNLTEQTGPSSKGRFSQMSLKIADMQKFFGLTVTGTMDSETLNVMQKPRCGVPDVAQYSTFGEGLKWKTNDLTYRIENYTPDMTEAEVDDSIQKALQVWAHVTPLRFTRLYSGTADIMISFGRGSHGDFYPFDGPGGTLAHAFAPSAGIGGDAHFDEDEHFTFRSTNGYILFLVAAHEFGHSLGLSHSSDLGALMYPMYIYRDPNSFVLPKDDVNGIQSLYGSNTKVIRNKPDPSVTPDACKPNLVLDAVTTLRGERIFFKNSLFWRVSTNNKAEQHLIQSFWPDVPENIDAAYENTAQDQLFLFKDQKVWALYGYDVVQGYPKSLSSMGLPSTVKKISAALYDPDTGKTLFFTDNYYYSYDESRKVMDKGYPKLVKKGFPGITGKITAAFQYRGNTYLFSGTHMFEFSSSSKKVLRTLNNNYFLPC, translated from the exons ATGAAGACTCACTACAAGTTCTGCATCCTCATGGGCCTGATGATAACCATTCAGTCAGGTCCAATAACACGGCAAACTGAGAACGAAGATGCCTTTGTAGAG AATTATTTGAAGAAATTCTACAACCTGACCGAGCAAACTGGACCTTCTTCCAAAGGGAGGTTTAGTCAGATGAGTCTCAAAATAGCAGATATGCAGAAGTTCTTTGGACTTACAGTGACAGGAACTATGGACTCAGAGACGTTAAACGTGATGCAGAAACCTCGCTGTGGAGTTCCAGATGTTGCTCAGTATTCTACTTTTGGTGAGGGTCTCAAGTGGAAGACCAACGACCTAACATACAG GATTGAGAACTACACTCCTGACATGACTGAGGCTGAAGTGGATGATTCCATCCAGAAAGCACTGCAGGTCTGGGCCCATGTTACTCCTTTGAGGTTCACCCGCCTCTACAGTGGCACAGCCGACATCATGATCTCCTTCGGTAGAGGAT CCCATGGTGATTTCTACCCCTTTGATGGACCTGGTGGCACACTGGCTCATGCTTTTGCTCCCTCTGCTGGCATTGGAGGAGACGCACACTTTGATGAGGACGAACATTTCACCTTCCGTTCAACTAATG GTTACATTCTGTTCCTGGTTGCTGCTCACGAGTTTGGCCACTCACTGGGTCTGTCCCACTCCAGTGACCTGGGTGCGCTCATGTACCCAATGTACATCTATAGGGATCCAAATTCATTTGTTCTGCCCAAAGATGATGTCAATGGAATTCAGTCCCTTTATG GTTCAAACACTAAAGTGATCCGGAACAAGCCTGACCCTTCTGTTACTCCTGACGCCTGCAAACCTAATCTTGTCCTGGATGCTGTTACTACACTGCGAGGAGAGAGGATCTTCTTCAAGAATAG CCTCTTCTGGCGTGTTTCAACAAACAACAAAGCTGAACAACATCTGATTCAGAGTTTTTGGCCTGATGTTCCAGAGAATATTGATGCTGCTTATGAGAACACGGCACAAGACCAACTGTTCCTCTTCAAAG ATCAGAAGGTCTGGGCTCTCTACGGTTATGACGTTGTGCAGGGGTATCCCAAGAGCCTCAGCAGCATGGGGCTTCCCTCCACAGTGAAGAAAATCAGCGCAGCCCTTTATGACCCGGACACTGGAAAGACCCTGTTCTTTACTGACAACTATTACTACAG TTATGATGAAAGCAGGAAGGTGATGGACAAGGGTTACCCTAAACTGGTGAAAAAGGGATTCCCAGGAATCACTGGAAAAATTACTGCAGCTTTCCAGTACAGGG GTAATACCTACCTCTTCAGTGGAACACACATGTTTGAATTCAGCTCCTCAAGCAAGAAGGTCTTACGTACGCTTAATAACAACTACTTCCTGCCATGCTAA
- the LOC143525383 gene encoding collagenase 3-like produces MKTHFKFCILIGLMMTVHSGPISRQNEDNDAFVKNYLKKFYNLTEQTGPSSNGRFSQMSLKIADMQKFFGLTVTGTMDSETLKVMQKPRCGVPDVAQYSTFGEGLKWKTSDLTYRIENYTPDMTQAEVDDSIQRALQVWAHVTPLKFTRIYSGTADIMISFGGGSHGDQYPFDGPHGTLAHAFAPSAGIGGDAHFDEDEQFSFRSTNGYILFLVAAHEFGHSLGLSHSSDPGALMYPMYSYRDPNSFVLPRDDVNGIQSLYGSNTHVIPDKPDPIPPVTPDACDRNLVLDAVATLRGERIFFKNSLFWRVSTNNKAEQHLIQSFWPDVPENIDAAYENTAQDQLFLFKDQKVWALYGYDIVQGYPKSLSSMGLPSTVKQISAALYDPDTEKTLFFTDNYYYSYDESRKVMDKGYPKLVKKGFPGINGKITAAFQYRGYTYLFSGTHMFEFSSSSKKVLRTLNNNYFLPC; encoded by the exons ATGAAGACTCACTTCAAGTTCTGCATCCTCATCGGCCTGATGATGACCGTTCATTCAGGTCCAATATCACGTCAAAATGAGGACAATGATGCTTTTGTAAAG AACTATCTGAAGAAATTCTACAACCTGACCGAGCAAACTGGACCTTCTTCCAACGGGAGGTTTAGTCAGATGAGTCTCAAAATAGCAGATATGCAGAAGTTCTTTGGACTTACAGTGACAGGAACTATGGACTCAGAGACGTTAAAGGTGATGCAGAAACCTCGCTGTGGAGTTCCAGATGTTGCTCAGTATTCTACTTTTGGTGAGGGTCTCAAGTGGAAGACCAGCGACTTAacatacag GATTGAGAACTACACTCCTGACATGACTCAGGCTGAAGTGGATGATTCCATCCAGAGAGCGCTGCAGGTCTGGGCCCATGTTACTCCTCTGAAGTTCACCCGCATCTACAGTGGCACAGCAGACATCATGATCTCCTTCGGTGGAGGAT CCCACGGTGATCAATACCCCTTTGATGGACCACACGGCACACTGGCTCATGCTTTTGCTCCCTCTGCTGGCATTGGAGGAGACGCACACTTTGATGAGGACGAACAATTCAGCTTCCGTTCAACTAATG GTTACATTCTGTTCCTGGTTGCTGCTCACGAGTTTGGCCACTCACTGGGTCTGTCCCACTCCAGTGACCCGGGTGCGCTCATGTACCCAATGTACAGTTATAGGGATCCAAACTCATTTGTTCTGCCCAGAGATGATGTCAATGGAATTCAGTCCCTCTATG GTTCAAATACTCACGTGATCCCAGACAAGCCTGACCCCATCCCTCCTGTTACTCCTGACGCCTGCGACCGCAATCTTGTCCTGGATGCTGTTGCTACCTTGCGAGGAGAGAGGATCTTCTTCAAGAATAG CCTCTTCTGGCGTGTTTCAACAAACAACAAAGCTGAACAACATCTGATTCAGAGTTTTTGGCCTGATGTTCCAGAGAATATTGATGCTGCTTATGAGAACACGGCACAAGACCAACTGTTCCTCTTCAAAG ATCAGAAGGTCTGGGCTCTCTACGGTTATGACATTGTGCAGGGGTATCCCAAGAGCCTCAGCAGCATGGGGCTTCCTTCTACAGTGAAGCAAATCAGCGCAGCCCTTTATGACCCGGACACTGAAAAGACCCTGTTCTTTACTGACAACTATTACTACAG TTATGATGAAAGCAGGAAGGTGATGGACAAGGGTTACCCTAAACTGGTGAAAAAGGGATTCCCAGGAATCAATGGAAAAATTACTGCAGCTTTCCAGTACCGGG gttatACCTACCTCTTCAGTGGAACACACATGTTTGAGTTCAGCTCCTCAAGCAAGAAGGTCTTACGTACGCTTAATAACAACTACTTCCTGCCATGCTAA